In a genomic window of Pirellulaceae bacterium:
- a CDS encoding glycosyltransferase, producing MKPKVSVILPALLGSKSAQAAIEAWEMQTNREHLEIILLCPDAEAAQQRLGEGFLTICTESLYLHEARAEGIRLANADNLFLAEDHCLPAPDCAAKLVERLAEGWDAVGPVLQAGTKTAAGEAGFLMGYGQWTAPLRAAEVEHLAGHNLLIRRQPFIDLGDRLSDRLFICAFYIGDLHQQGLRFFVEPAALMTHYDPPTFRIQLFIFACSGLGFGAGRTVDWSWPVRGLFVVAFPAVAACHWLRVWRLQARLGLPAGKRVQLLLAAIPIAIAWGIGEAVGAILGRRRLEGFSSRAEVKPVSLEIVAAREGSG from the coding sequence TTGAAACCTAAAGTGAGCGTCATTCTGCCAGCTCTGCTTGGCAGCAAATCTGCGCAGGCGGCAATTGAAGCCTGGGAGATGCAAACGAATCGTGAGCATCTCGAGATTATCCTTCTTTGTCCTGATGCCGAAGCTGCTCAGCAGCGTCTTGGCGAAGGATTTTTGACGATCTGTACAGAATCGCTCTATTTACACGAAGCCCGTGCAGAAGGGATTCGACTGGCGAACGCCGATAATTTGTTTCTCGCGGAAGACCATTGTCTACCAGCGCCTGATTGTGCTGCCAAGTTAGTTGAGCGACTTGCCGAAGGCTGGGATGCTGTGGGGCCCGTGTTGCAGGCTGGCACGAAGACGGCTGCCGGAGAGGCGGGGTTTCTGATGGGATACGGCCAATGGACCGCGCCTTTACGAGCTGCTGAGGTGGAACACTTAGCTGGGCACAATTTGCTGATTCGCCGACAACCGTTTATTGATCTAGGCGATCGTTTGTCAGATCGGTTGTTCATTTGTGCATTTTATATTGGGGATCTCCATCAACAAGGCCTGCGTTTTTTTGTGGAACCCGCTGCTCTTATGACTCATTACGATCCGCCAACCTTCCGAATCCAGCTGTTCATTTTTGCGTGCAGCGGATTAGGTTTTGGAGCAGGCCGAACCGTCGATTGGTCCTGGCCGGTTCGCGGCTTGTTCGTGGTTGCGTTTCCAGCGGTGGCTGCGTGTCACTGGTTGCGTGTATGGAGACTGCAGGCACGTCTCGGCCTACCGGCCGGCAAGCGTGTTCAGCTGCTGCTGGCAGCGATTCCAATTGCAATCGCTTGGGGGATCGGTGAAGCCGTTGGGGCGATTCTCGGTCGACGTCGTCTTGAGGGCTTCAGTTCGCGAGCTGAGGTGAAACCCGTTTCACTAGAGATCGTTGCTGCAAGGGAAGGATCGGGATGA
- a CDS encoding VOC family protein yields the protein MLGIGDGPQFLAIDGDASGQPGIVHMGLAVDGFDAKQMFQTLNALEETSSERLGPTKTRIETRGAGQSGAPADTLELLLEDPAGISIQLQDSSFCGGGGRLGNQYLSQPEPAKKKGVLKIQDFNHFTSFVGDPIPTVAFYRQVFQLPIDTYQGAMPLLRVGQGNQFLAFANPGGRNDFQAFIHHVCFSVKAFNLESVLQKLAGFGIEHRDVGRGPVMPLQSFVTMRMPDRGGAAQGTPELYFTDPDGILLQIQDARYSGGGGVLGNRRGQSSKPTAGRSQ from the coding sequence ATGCTAGGGATTGGTGACGGACCGCAGTTTCTGGCGATCGATGGAGATGCTTCCGGTCAACCTGGAATCGTCCACATGGGATTGGCGGTCGATGGTTTTGACGCCAAGCAAATGTTTCAAACGCTCAATGCTCTAGAGGAAACTTCTTCTGAAAGACTTGGCCCAACCAAAACTCGAATTGAGACACGCGGAGCAGGGCAGAGTGGGGCGCCTGCGGACACTTTGGAGCTCTTGCTAGAAGATCCAGCGGGGATCAGCATTCAGCTTCAAGACAGTTCATTTTGTGGTGGCGGAGGTAGGCTTGGCAATCAATATTTGAGTCAGCCTGAGCCTGCCAAGAAAAAAGGTGTTTTGAAGATCCAGGATTTTAATCACTTCACAAGCTTCGTAGGCGACCCGATTCCGACGGTTGCTTTCTATCGACAAGTATTTCAGCTGCCAATTGACACTTATCAAGGGGCGATGCCTTTGTTGCGAGTCGGACAAGGTAATCAATTTTTGGCATTTGCTAATCCAGGTGGCCGCAACGATTTTCAGGCATTCATTCATCATGTGTGTTTTAGCGTCAAAGCTTTTAACCTCGAGAGTGTCTTACAGAAACTGGCTGGTTTCGGTATTGAACATCGGGACGTAGGACGCGGCCCCGTGATGCCACTCCAATCTTTCGTGACGATGAGAATGCCTGATCGGGGTGGCGCAGCACAAGGCACGCCGGAACTTTATTTCACCGACCCGGATGGGATTTTGTTGCAGATTCAAGACGCTCGCTACAGCGGTGGGGGCGGAGTTTTGGGGAATCGGCGAGGACAGTCGTCGAAACCAACTGCTGGTAGGTCTCAATAG
- a CDS encoding glycosyltransferase family 8 protein, producing the protein MLNSLVATLHESCRAVIYLLQRNPCRLTLDEIGSFAEVHSLSLAGPHVDSLPSDRRLPPEASAPLFLHELLPSDTDRVIFLDADMLVVDDISPLWTQELAGRAFAAVADPAIPRLRSPRGVILPDGHSSPDDASYFNAGVMLIDLATWREKRMMDNSLAYLSEHGDKAEFLHQEALNAVAWDDWVPLEQRWNMPMTAGRWFAQTSAAALSDPAIIHYSGRIKPWCTTHGGRFFEAYSDALESVRERHDVSLFETFDRSQMFGLYDRTLRSVFYPLEKFLWNRGLL; encoded by the coding sequence ATGTTGAACTCGCTCGTAGCTACTCTCCATGAATCTTGCCGTGCGGTGATTTACCTGCTTCAGAGGAATCCCTGTCGCCTCACGCTGGACGAGATTGGCTCCTTCGCGGAGGTCCACTCGCTCTCCCTTGCCGGACCCCATGTCGATTCTCTTCCGTCAGATAGGCGTTTACCTCCTGAGGCGTCCGCCCCTTTGTTTCTTCATGAACTGTTGCCAAGTGATACGGATCGCGTGATTTTTCTTGATGCTGACATGTTAGTGGTTGACGACATCTCGCCGCTCTGGACTCAAGAGTTGGCGGGACGCGCTTTTGCGGCTGTCGCGGATCCCGCAATTCCAAGGTTGCGTTCTCCACGCGGGGTGATCCTTCCTGATGGCCATTCGTCACCCGACGATGCGTCCTATTTCAACGCAGGTGTCATGCTTATTGATCTCGCGACTTGGCGAGAAAAGCGGATGATGGACAACAGTTTGGCCTACCTATCTGAACATGGAGACAAAGCGGAATTCCTCCACCAGGAAGCGCTAAATGCAGTTGCTTGGGATGATTGGGTCCCGCTTGAGCAGCGATGGAACATGCCAATGACGGCGGGAAGGTGGTTTGCTCAGACCTCAGCGGCGGCTTTGAGTGATCCGGCCATCATTCATTACTCTGGCCGGATTAAGCCCTGGTGCACAACGCACGGTGGAAGATTTTTCGAGGCTTATTCAGACGCCCTTGAATCTGTTCGAGAGCGACATGATGTGTCGCTCTTTGAGACGTTCGACAGGAGTCAAATGTTCGGTTTGTATGACCGAACTCTTCGATCCGTATTTTACCCGCTGGAGAAATTTCTTTGGAATCGAGGCCTGCTTTGA